The Euhalothece natronophila Z-M001 DNA window GTGGTTCTGGCCTCCCTGATGGAGAATTAAATAATCCTCAAAATATTTACCCTGGTGGTAATGCCTTTGCCGCCATTGTTGACGATGACCCCACCGCTCCCGAAGTCATCTCTAAAGACCCTTTTTCTATTGATCTTGACACCGTAGCAGTGGGAGACACCCTCTTCACTGTAGAAGCCAACCCAGAAGACAGTGAAGAAGACGACCTTGAATTTTCCATAGCCGATGACATCCCCGAACTTAGCATCGACCCCAACAGTGGCGAAGTCAGCCTCGAAGAAAAAGAAACAGTAGAAGAGGGCGACAGCTTTGACTTCGAGATCATTGTTGAAGAGCAACAAACAGGAATCACCAGTGAACCAGAAGAATTTTCAGTCGAGTTTACTGGATCATCACTTCCTAACCTAACTCCTTATCAACCAGACGGCTGGGATGATGAAATTGTTATTACTAATCAATTTGGAAGCAGGGAAAATACTCGTTTCTTACATGAACAAAATAATGACAATATCTATGCTAACTTTGCTTATCGTAATGAAGGAGCACCAATAGGCGCTGATAGCCACAACACAAGACTGCTTTTAATGGGTGATGGGCAAAGTAAGGTTGTCTTTGAAGAGGAAATTGCTTTTTCTCCTGTAGATGGATTTTATGCCTTTGAAGACATTAATTTAGGCTCTCTTGAGCCAGGTGAAGAATATAGCTTAGAGTTACAGATTGATTACGAGGATAATATTGAAGAAAGCGATACCAATAATAATATTCTTGAAAAAGAGTTCGAGGTACATGAAGTCGAATCCACTGGAAATGCTGCCTTTGATCTCATTGACTTAGACGTTCTACGCAGCGATCCTTTTTACTCAAACTTAGACGGTAGCAACTCAACTGCTGCAGTTATTGATAGTGGCTTAGATGGTTCACATCCTTACTTAGAAGATAACTTTGTAGGATTTAAAGATTTTGTTGAGAACACCTCGTTTACAGATAATCCAAGGGATAGCTATGATGCTACCGGACACGGAACCCATGTTGCAGGAACCGTTGGCTCTAGCGAGGATGACATTGGAGTAGCACCAGGGGGGAGCCTTTTAGGACTGGGAGTTGAGGAGGACGAGGATCCTAATTTTCAAGCCCTAGAAGAAGCCCTTAAATGGGTAAAGGATAATCACGAGGAGTATGGCATTGATGTAGTGAATATGTCTTTGGTGTTTGGGGGATTTTTTCAAACCCCTGAGCCGTGGGAACTGGGGCAGAAGTTAGAAAACAATAACATTACTCTAGTTGGAGCTGCAGGGAATGAGTATGCTGACCATCAAGAACAAGGAGTACGATTCCCTGCTATCGATTCTACCTTAAATGTAGGTTCTGTTTTTAAGCAAGATGAAGGGAGCTACGGACCAAGAGGCAGAGGGGCTGCTTACCATGATAATACTAAAGCCGATCTCGTTAGCGCATTTAGTAATCGTCTTCATCAGGGGGATTCCACTGATACAACCTTATTTGCCCCTGGTGCAACGATTAACAGTACAGAGCCAACCTCTTGGTTGCGACTTTCATCATCCCCTACAGGTGAGAGAGCTGGAACCAGTATGGCGGCTCCTCACGTCAGTGGTCTAGTTAGCTTAATGCAGGATGTAGCAAGAATGACAGGGGGGACTACTCTAGACCCTGATACCATTGCTAAGATTCTTCACAACACTGCTGATACCATAACCGATGATGGAAGTCCTGCTTCATACTCTAATTTTCTGCTTGGAAGTAAAAACCTTTTACCAGTAACAGGAGAAGAATTTCCTCGCATCAATGCCTATAACGCTATTGAGGGAGTTCGAGAACATATATCTGAAAACACTGTTGATCGAGACTTCCCAGATACTCCAGACGCACTTCTTCCAAACACCATCAATTATGGTGGAACCTTTGCAGGAGCCACTTTTGCCTCTTCACTAGATGGTTTAAGCACAGCAACTCATAGCAATCGCCTCGGAGAAGAAGGAACAGAAGGAGAAATTAACGACACTGAAGTCAGTATGTACGAATTCAAGGTGGAATCGGACGGGATTACCACCATTGAACTCAGTTCAGTTCCAGAAGAAGAAGACATGGATACCTATCTGCGTCTCTTCAATGAAGATGGAGAAGAAATTGCTGTTGATGACAACAGTGGTGAAGGAAACTACTCCCAACTTGAACTCGAACTTGACCCTGGCACTTATTATGCAGGAGTAAGTGGCGCTGGCAATGAAGACTATGATCCCAACCTCGCTAATAGTGGAACTGAAGGTGATACTGGCGCTTATAGCATTTCCTTTAACTTAGAAAATGAAGACCCCACAGGGACTTTATCAGGAGCCAATGATGTCTCTTTAGGGAATTATCAGAATCCCTTTGTCTTTAATGGCGTTTTAGGCACAGATGGAGAAGAGGAAATTCCTGTCACCTTATCAGACGTGGACTTATTTCGAGTCACAGCCCCTGATGACGGTGAACTTCTAGCCAATATCAACACCCCCTACGAAGATAACCCAGCAGAAACTTACCTACGAGTGTTTGATGAAGATGGTAACGAACTTTATGCCAATGAAAATGGAGTCTTTGAAAACGAAGTTCTGTCCGAACAAAACGAAACTCTAGACAGCGAAGAAGGATTAGTTTATCGTAATGACACCTTTGTTGGACATGAAACTGATAGCTTTATTTCTGCCCAGGTCGAAGGTGGCGAAGTTTACTATGTTGGCGTATCTGAACCCGATAACAACGACTATGATGCCGAAACCTTAGATGACCGCCCTGATCCCATTCAAGAGGATGTTCTTTATGACTTAAGCGTTCAATTTGTTAACGACGACCTCAACGGCAGTATTATCCAAGCCACTGACCCCATTTCCCTTCCCATTGAAGATGAAACCCGATACATTGGCCAAGACTTTAACGAAGAAGGGGAATTAATTGAAGTTGGCGACAAGGATGTTGACCTAGAGAAAATTAACCTTGATGAACCAGGGGTTTTATCAGTAGAAGCCACCTCCTCTGACTCAGATCCAGTAGAACTGGTTTCCCAAGTTTTTGATGAAGAGGGAAATGCGATTGCAAGAGATGTTCAACCCGGTGATACTCGCCAGCTATTAGAACTTGAACCCGACACCGACTATTATGTTGCCATCTCAGGATGGGGCAATAGTGAGTTTGATCCTTATCAACTAGGAAGTGGCACTAGCGGCGACACGGGAGAATATAATCTGAATCTCGACTTTCTTGATCAACAAGAAGTCATTAACGACCTGAGAAATCACACCATTGACTCAGAAGCCGTAGAAACCATTACCGAAGATGAGCCTCAAATTGGTCGTATTGGGATTGATAATGACCTACGAGTTGGGGCGGAAGATGTTGACCTCCATCGCTTAGTTCCCGAAGCCGATAAAGACTTTGTCATTGAAGCAGAAGGGGTTGACTTAGGGCCAGGGGGGGCTATCACCATTTTTACGGCTATTTAATGCCGATGGAGAAGAAATTGACTATAGTGGCAACCCCAGTATTGAAACCTCACTCCAAGAAGGGGAAGAGTATTATATTGGAGTCAACGGAGCCAGTGAAAATGCGCGAGATTACGACCCCGTAACCGGAGACAACCCAGCAGAAGGTAGCACTGGTGAGTATCGCTTATCAGTGATGGGAAATGAACCTCCAGAAATTACGCCTGAAGAAGACGCATTTTCTATCCTTGAAACCGTCACTGATGGCACAGAAGTCTTTACCGTAGAAGCTACTGACCCCGATGGGGATAACGAAGCCATTACCTATAGCTTCACTGAAGATTATCCCTTTGCCATTGATGATGGTGTGGTTACAGTGGCAGATAGTGAAGAGTTAGAAGCCGATGACAGCTTTGAGTTAGAAGTAGAAGCCACTGATGAACTCGGCGCTAGCAGTACCGAAACCTTTACCGTAGAAATTGACCCCAACCTTCCCCCGAATTCGATGAAGATGAATATAGCTTTACTATTGCTGAATTAGGGAATGCTGAAAACGGCGATGAAGTGGGAACCATTGCCGTCAGTGACCCCGAAGGAGATAACTTTACTCTTAGCCTACCCGAAGATGTAAGTGAGTTTGCTATTGATGACGATGGAACATTTACCATTGCTTCTGTAGAAGAATTAGAACTCGGGGAATTCGACTACACAGTGGAAGCCGAGGATGAATTCGGAAACAGCAGTGAAGCTGATGTCACCATCAACATTGATAGCCCCCCACCAGAAATCACCCCTGAAGACGAAGCCTTTTCTATACTTGAAACCGTCACTGATGGTACAGAAGTCTTTACCGTAGAAGCCATTGACCCCGATGGGGATAACGAAGCCATTAGCTATAGCTTCACTGAGGACTATCCCTTTGCCATTGATGAGGATGGTGTAGTTACAGTAAAAGATAGTGAAGCGTTAGAAGGAGAAGAGAGTTTTGAATTAGAAGTGGTAGCCACAAGTGAATTGGGAGTGGAGAGTGACCCCGTTAGCTTTGACGTGGAAATTGAAGAAGATGAACCTGATGAGCCAATTGATGAAGAGTTTGAGCAGGAACAAGATAGATTAGCGGAGGAACTTAATAATTCTTTCGATGACCCCGACGATCTTGTTGATAACTTCTTAAGACTTCTAATGACCTCATTGAAAGAGTGACGAAGACTTTCCTATCAATACTTTCTTTACCGCCGTTGACGATTTCTTGATTTTTGGCTTTGATAATGCTGAGATTTTAGAGGACTTTTTGGCTGACGTTAATCACTTTATTGAAAGTGATGACGATTTAAGTGATTTTAATTTCAGAGATATCACTGATGAGTTAATTATTAACAGCAATTTAATTGACGAGCAGAGAAGTGAGGTTAAAAACACTCTTAATGAAACCTTTCCCTCTTTAGAAGAGGACTTCGATAACATTTTGATCAAATTTTGAGTTTGGTGATCCCTTTACTTTAGAGAGATTATTTGTTGCTGTTGAAGAGATTATTTCAGCTTTTGAGGATGCTTCCCTTCTTGAAAACTTCTTTGATCATTCTGAGGAAATTATCGAAGCAGTTGATGAAAATGAATCTGTCCTTTTAGATAGATTCTTGTCTACTGTGGGACAACTTAGTATAACCAATCAGTCTTCTCTTCTTGAAGACTTTATAGAAACTTCTAGTCAAGTCTCTCAAAAAATTGAAGAGACTGAGATTTTGCGTATCTTCTTCTTTACTGCAGAAGAACTTAGCTTAACTATTGGTGATGAGCCTAATAGTAGTGGAGAAGAACTTAGCTTGACTACTGATGATGCTCCTAATAGTTTAGAAGATTTCTTACAAAGTGTTAATGAGATTATCGATAGTGAGATTTAGAAAAATTTTTCCTGAGTATTGAAGAAG harbors:
- a CDS encoding cadherin domain-containing protein, encoding MGTIAVSDPEGDNFTLSLPEDVSEFAIDDDGTFTIASVEELELGEFDYTVEAEDEFGNSSEADVTINIDSPPPEITPEDEAFSILETVTDGTEVFTVEAIDPDGDNEAISYSFTEDYPFAIDEDGVVTVKDSEALEGEESFELEVVATSELGVESDPVSFDVEIEEDEPDEPIDEEFEQEQDRLAEELNNSFDDPDDLVDNFLRLLMTSLKE
- a CDS encoding DVUA0089 family protein, which gives rise to MSDPANLEFSFDPLFNTWQEFLTEAATSGRLISAAQDALLLDDTPDSLETLVSQWQEGDFSQLPEIEVLSDSNISGAAGAYARSNETIYLNEDWLASASEDRVMAVLTEELGHHLDNVVNEENTPGDEGAIFSALALGEELTETELETLRETDDQGTIEVEGEEIVVEQSDDSVSNSVVTWGASVSGGDLTGEEDDRATGVPGGELNNVQDIIPTQESNAFAALKKDGSVVTWGHATWGGDSSNPTGGELNNVQDIFSTQSAFAALKEDNSVVTWGSAGSGGDLTSEEDDRPIGVPGGELDNVQDIFSNSRGAFAALKKDGSVVAWGNPSSGGDVTGEEDEFDRATGVTGGELNNVQEIFSASGLFVGGAFAALKEDGSVVAWGHRRGGGDLTGEDQGSLHEHDRATGVPGEELNNVQEIFSTSNAFAALKEDSSVVTWGHSRYGGNSSEAIGGELNNVQEIFSTEGAFAALKQDGSVVTWGDSWLGGDLSEEREEVTGVPDGELNNVQDIFSTRKAFAALKEDGSVVTWGDSRRGGDLIGNEDVYPPAIGVPGGELNNVQEIFSTYEAFAALKEDGSVVAWGDASRGGDLTGEEADRAIGVPGGELNNVQEIFSNQRAFAALKEDGSVVAWGHRSGGADLTGEDGGSGLPDGELNNPQNIYPGGNAFAAIVDDDPTAPEVISKDPFSIDLDTVAVGDTLFTVEANPEDSEEDDLEFSIADDIPELSIDPNSGEVSLEEKETVEEGDSFDFEIIVEEQQTGITSEPEEFSVEFTGSSLPNLTPYQPDGWDDEIVITNQFGSRENTRFLHEQNNDNIYANFAYRNEGAPIGADSHNTRLLLMGDGQSKVVFEEEIAFSPVDGFYAFEDINLGSLEPGEEYSLELQIDYEDNIEESDTNNNILEKEFEVHEVESTGNAAFDLIDLDVLRSDPFYSNLDGSNSTAAVIDSGLDGSHPYLEDNFVGFKDFVENTSFTDNPRDSYDATGHGTHVAGTVGSSEDDIGVAPGGSLLGLGVEEDEDPNFQALEEALKWVKDNHEEYGIDVVNMSLVFGGFFQTPEPWELGQKLENNNITLVGAAGNEYADHQEQGVRFPAIDSTLNVGSVFKQDEGSYGPRGRGAAYHDNTKADLVSAFSNRLHQGDSTDTTLFAPGATINSTEPTSWLRLSSSPTGERAGTSMAAPHVSGLVSLMQDVARMTGGTTLDPDTIAKILHNTADTITDDGSPASYSNFLLGSKNLLPVTGEEFPRINAYNAIEGVREHISENTVDRDFPDTPDALLPNTINYGGTFAGATFASSLDGLSTATHSNRLGEEGTEGEINDTEVSMYEFKVESDGITTIELSSVPEEEDMDTYLRLFNEDGEEIAVDDNSGEGNYSQLELELDPGTYYAGVSGAGNEDYDPNLANSGTEGDTGAYSISFNLENEDPTGTLSGANDVSLGNYQNPFVFNGVLGTDGEEEIPVTLSDVDLFRVTAPDDGELLANINTPYEDNPAETYLRVFDEDGNELYANENGVFENEVLSEQNETLDSEEGLVYRNDTFVGHETDSFISAQVEGGEVYYVGVSEPDNNDYDAETLDDRPDPIQEDVLYDLSVQFVNDDLNGSIIQATDPISLPIEDETRYIGQDFNEEGELIEVGDKDVDLEKINLDEPGVLSVEATSSDSDPVELVSQVFDEEGNAIARDVQPGDTRQLLELEPDTDYYVAISGWGNSEFDPYQLGSGTSGDTGEYNLNLDFLDQQEVINDLRNHTIDSEAVETITEDEPQIGRIGIDNDLRVGAEDVDLHRLVPEADKDFVIEAEGVDLGPGGAITIFTAI
- a CDS encoding cadherin domain-containing protein, translating into MGNEPPEITPEEDAFSILETVTDGTEVFTVEATDPDGDNEAITYSFTEDYPFAIDDGVVTVADSEELEADDSFELEVEATDELGASSTETFTVEIDPNLPPNSMKMNIALLLLN